The genomic window TATGGATTTTATTTGTAGCTTAACAGGTAAATCCCCATCAACAACTGGAGCCGGATCTGAAGGTGCTTTAACAAAAAGTCCATTCAATATGCTTACTCCAACAACAGATTTAAATAATGCTCTGCTATCACACATACTAACAGAATCCGATGCTTTTAGTACTGCTGCGGGTTATGTTGGTGGCGACAATAAAGTAGACCACGATATTAGCTTACTAATCCCAGAAATTTGGGCACGTTTAACTCCAGAGGATAGAGATCCTAAAAAATTAATTGAACATGGAGCTTTAGAAAAACTGGAAGATTTTGAACACAATGGAAAAACTATTTTGGCCAGCCGCTTAGGTTACAGAATAACTAAAACATTTTCTTTAAGATGTTTAAACCGTTTATTTGACGAGCCAACGGCTGTTTTTAACGAGAAAATGTTAAAACCAGAATTACAAGGTTTAGAAGATTATGTAGATGGCATTAATAATATTGTTGAAGCTCAACAAAAAGTAGCTTTAAGTTATTTTGAAGACGGAAGTATAACATCTGCCGTACCGCCGTTAAAAATATTATTACACATTATGGCTTATGGCAATTACGAAGGTAAAAATATTAGCGATCCAGAATTACGTAAATATTTTGATAGAGACTACGTATTAAATAGCGATTGGTATAAAGAGCGACTAGAATTAAAACAACAAAAGGATATTTCTTTTTATGATGCTCAAATTACATATTTGCAAGATTTTATAAAAAATCCAAATAACGAGATTCTTGTTTCTGAAATGAATATAGAAGATCGCTTACATGCTGCTAAAGAACATTACAGTAACGTAATATCTGAAGATTATTTAAAAGAATTGGTAGGTACTATCGGAGCAGATCCGCTGTATCGAAATTAAATTTAGATACATTTTACAATACCATTTTTTTAAAATCATTAAAAAGCGTTTCAAATTGAAACGCTTTTTGTTTACATTTACTTTATGTTTTCAGCTAAAAAAAGATTAGATAATGCTTATAATAATGCCAAAGTGGTCGAATTTGATGACGATAGCAAATTTATACTTTTTAGTGATTGCCATCGCGGTGATAATAGTTTTGCAGATGATTTTGCAAATAATAGAAACATTTATTTCCATGCATTAAAGCATTATTTTGATGAAGGTTTTGAATATTTTGAAATCGGAGATGGCGACGAACTTTGGGAAAACCTATCGTTCGAATCTATTTTAAATGCACACAAAAATGTATATATGCTTATGAAACAATTTCATACAGAGCATAAATTACATATGATTTGGGGAAACCACGATATGGTTTACAGAAACCCAAGTTATGTTGAAAAGCATTTATCAACTTATTTCGATGCCAAAACTGGTGAAGATGTCGAGTTATTTAAAGATATAAAATATCACGAAGGCATTATATTAAAGCATTGTTCTACAAATCAAGAAGTATTTTTAACCCATGGCCATCAAGCTGATTGGTGGAACTTTTTATTTTGGAAATGGAGTCGTTTTTTGGTACGCATACTATGGAAACCTTTAAATGTAATGGGTATTGCAGATCCAACAAGCCCTGCTAAAAACTACACGGAGCTTATAAAAGTAGAGCGGCGAACAAAAACTTGGATTGCAGAAAACAACAATTTAATAACGGTTGTTGGCCATACGCACAGACCACGATTTCCAGAGCCTGGAGATATTGCTTTTTTTAATGATGGTAGTTGTGTGCACCCTAGAAGTATAACGGGGATTGAAATTGAAAATGGAGAAATCTCACTAATAAAATGGGGGATTTCTACAAAAGACGATGGCACTTTACAGATTGTTAGAAATGTTTTAGAAGGCCCAAGAAAACTTATAGATTATAAAACAACATAAAAATTTTACTTCACTGCTAATTCAAAAGCGGCTTTAGCATGAATAGTTGTGGTATCAAAAACAGGAACTTCAACATCATTTTGCTCTATGAGTAATGGAA from Algibacter sp. L1A34 includes these protein-coding regions:
- a CDS encoding metallophosphoesterase, with product MFSAKKRLDNAYNNAKVVEFDDDSKFILFSDCHRGDNSFADDFANNRNIYFHALKHYFDEGFEYFEIGDGDELWENLSFESILNAHKNVYMLMKQFHTEHKLHMIWGNHDMVYRNPSYVEKHLSTYFDAKTGEDVELFKDIKYHEGIILKHCSTNQEVFLTHGHQADWWNFLFWKWSRFLVRILWKPLNVMGIADPTSPAKNYTELIKVERRTKTWIAENNNLITVVGHTHRPRFPEPGDIAFFNDGSCVHPRSITGIEIENGEISLIKWGISTKDDGTLQIVRNVLEGPRKLIDYKTT